One Helicobacter pylori genomic window, TAGTGATTAAGGGCATGTCCGCATTCAAAATCAAAACCCGATCATGTTTTGTAGGGATAGGCGTTTTATCTTCTTGCATGATAGCCCCACCTGTCCCTGAATATTTTTCCACGATTTGAGTGTGAAAGATTACGCCCTTAAAACGCTCCAACACCGCTTCTTTAATGCGTTCTTGTTGGTGGTGTAAGACAAGATGCACATCATTACTGATTGAAAAAGCCGTTTCTAAAATGTAAAATAACATAGGCTCCCCGCAAATCGTGTGTAAAGTCTTAGGCAGGCTAGAGTGCATGCGAGTGCCTTTGCCAGCGGCTAGTATGATTACAGAAAGCATTAAAATCCTTCAATTTATGGGGTTATTTTAGGGAATTTTAACATGCCTTATCTTATAATTTGACTTTGTTTTTTATTAAAGATTTAAGGCTAGAATTTGCGTTTTTTCATTTTTTTAATCCTCATTTGCCCTTTAATATGCCCCTTAATGAGCGCTGATAGCGCTTTACCTAGCGTCAACCTCTCTTTAAACGCTCCTAGTGATCCTAAACAGCTCGTAACCACCCTTAATGTCATCGCCTTGCTCACGCTTTTAGTTTTAGCCCCATCGTTGATTTTGGTGATGACGAGTTTCACTCGTTTGATCGTGGTGTTTTCTTTTTTAAGGACCGCTTTAGGCACGCAACAAACCCCACCCACTCAAATTTTAGTTTCGCTCTCTTTGATATTGACTTTTTTTATCATGGAACCTAGTTTGAAAAAGGCTTATGATACAGGGATTAAGCCTTATATGGATAAAAAGATTTCTTACACCGAAGCGTTTGAAAAAAGCGCTCTGCCTTTCAAGGAATTCATGCTTAAAAACACACGAGAAAAGGATCTAGCGCTTTTTTTTAGGATTAGGAATTTGCCTAACCCTAAAACCCCTGATGAGGTGAGCTTGAGCGTTTTAATCCCGGCGTTTATGATAAGCGAATTGAAAACAGCGTTTCAAATCGGCTTTTTACTCTACTTGCCTTTTTTGGTGATTGATATGGTGATCAGTTCTATTTTAATGGCGATGGGCATGATGATGCTCCCGCCCGTAATGATTTCTCTGCCTTTTAAAATTTTGGTGTTTATTCTGGTAGATG contains:
- the fliP gene encoding flagellar type III secretion system pore protein FliP (The bacterial flagellar biogenesis protein FliP forms a type III secretion system (T3SS)-type pore required for flagellar assembly.), which translates into the protein MRFFIFLILICPLICPLMSADSALPSVNLSLNAPSDPKQLVTTLNVIALLTLLVLAPSLILVMTSFTRLIVVFSFLRTALGTQQTPPTQILVSLSLILTFFIMEPSLKKAYDTGIKPYMDKKISYTEAFEKSALPFKEFMLKNTREKDLALFFRIRNLPNPKTPDEVSLSVLIPAFMISELKTAFQIGFLLYLPFLVIDMVISSILMAMGMMMLPPVMISLPFKILVFILVDGFNLLTENLVASFKMV